The Orcinus orca chromosome 20, mOrcOrc1.1, whole genome shotgun sequence region GACAGAGTTGGAAGGCTGGGGGCTCGTTGCCCAGGCCAGTGCACTGTGGGGTGAGGTCGATGTTGGCGGGGCTCCCCACAGGGAGCAGGCAGAACTGCTGTAGAATGGAGGTGAGGAAGACCTCGGATAGGGCCAGGCCTGCACCCAGGCACATTGCTTTCCTGGGGACGTGGGGGTGTggaatgagaaacccatgcaccccACGGCACGTCCAGGTTGGTCCCCTCTCTGCCCAGCCCAGACCTGGGGCAAAGGGCATGAAGGAGTTGTTGCTCTGGAACTCACCCTTGTCATTCAGGAAGTTGGTGGGATTGAAACAGTCTGGGTCCTTAAATTGGGTGAGATCCTGGTGTGCAGACACAAGGAGAGGAATCATGAAGGTGCCCTGGGGAGATGTGCAAGGGTTACTTGAAAAATATGCAAGTGACTATTCCACACATCCATCCAAGACCCCATTTCGAAGTCAGCGGCAAGGAAGGCCGCCTACTTTCTTGCTCCCAGAGTCAGTGCTCTGGACGCTTAGGCCTGCTGATCTCTGTTAAcaggccctccccagcccctgcgcAGGATCCCCAGTCTTGGTGGCCACCTTGGGCAGGAAGTGACTGCGCAGGTGGGCCTCACAGGTGAGGGCACGCGGCAGCTCCAGCGGCAGCACGCTGAAGATGCTTTGGATCTCCTGCAGCGTGGTGTCGGTGTAGGGCAGGCGTTCTTAGTCCTCCAGGCTTGGGGCGCACATTCAACCTACTACGGGATCCAACTCCGCCTGCGCTTTGGCTGGGGCCGGCAGAGATGTGAACTACCCCAGCCTCCAGCCAACCCACAACCCTAGCCGCCTCATCCCTAGCTGTCCAGCTCAGAAGCCTACCACCTCTGGGTATTTGAGCAGAATGAGGAGTCTGTAGCGCAGGGTGGTGCTTGTGGTCTCGGTACTGCCAAGGAAGTGGTTATGCGTCGTCATCACCAATGTCTTCTGGAAAGGGCTCTCCGGGTCCTTCTGTGGGTAGAGGAGCCAGGCATCTGCTGGTGGGCAGCAGGGCCCTGTACCTTATCCGTTTGATCAGGAAGCAATCGAAATTGCGGGGTTCCCCGGGCTGCTGGTTGCTGCTGGGTTTGCTGAGAGGTGAAAACTCTAAGGTCTGCTAAGTTTCAGAAGATTCCGTGGTGTGGGCCTGGGAGCCATTTTAGCAGGGAGGGGAAAATGTACATCTGGGGGGACAGGAAATCAATAGGACCTTGAACAAGACCATTCGTTTCCCTATGGGGAGACTGGACCAGGACTTTGATGTTGTAGGTTCTAAAACTCTTCCATTCCAAGATTCTAAGACCGCCCCATTCTAATGATCCAATGTAGGTAGGTCCATGTACTCGGAATTTGGCATAGACTGGGCACACGAGGGAGGGATGGGGGCCGACCCTCTCACCTCACCCTATCTGGAACTCATGATGCAGAAGTCACTGAAGAGgtccaggagcctcaggaactctGGGTCCTCGTAGCCTCCAAAGACCACGGAACACATAACGTTAGATACAGCATTATCTAGTAGCCGCCGGGGGTCGAACGGAGCTCCTGGGAGTGGGAACATGACAAGGTCATACGCTGTGTCTCGGCCCCCACCCAGCTCTTGGGTTTACTGGCTTCATTCCACCCAAACGCCTTCCCTAGGGCACACCCACAACAGGTCCCTATCCTTTTCCGACCGGGCCGTACCAACGCTGTCCTGAAATTCGCCAAGCAGACAAGGCGCCTCTTCCAGGACACGGTCCTCGATGGTCCGCGTACCCAAGCCGAACTCCTTAAGTGTTCCAAGTGCAAAATTGCGCAGCGTCCGCCAGCGCTGCCCGTTAGAAGCCACGATGCCTGGGGGAGTGGAACAAAGAAGGGGACGGGCCGGGGAGTTAGCCACGCCCCATCCCAGAAGCATCCCGTAGTGGAGTCGACTTCCTCGCAACTCTTCGCTCTGCTTCATTTCCTGGTCTTTTGGTTGCTACCCCAGCCTTCTCGGCCCTATCCGCACATTGGCCGCACCTCTGCTGGTCCCGATTCCTCATCCACGTGCTGGCTCTCTTCGGCCTTGACTCTTAGGCTCTTCTCTTCTACTGGCTGCACAAGGATCCAGCCTCCCCCACCGCCATTCGACCCCTACACTGTGGCTCCTCCCCAACCTCTCTTCAGAACCCTTGACTCTATTAGGCCCCGCTCCATTTCCCCCGGTCTCGCTCCGTATCGCAAACTGGACGTTCCCGGTCCGCACTTCCGCCGCCCAGGCCTCACCGTTTCCGCGTGTGAAGCGTTCGAAGGCTGCCCTGGCCCCACGGCCGGAGAAGGCATCCGCTTGCAGCACTAATGCGTCCCGCTGCGCTGCGTAGCTGCACGGCACCACTGCAGGGCGTGGGCCCAGCCACACGGTGAACATCGGACCCCAGCGTCCAGGGAGCTACACGGAGCCGGTGCTCAGCGGGCCCCGGTCAGGGCTCCTGACCCCTCCGCCATCGAGACCCCAGAGCCCGGACCCCAGCTCCCTTCTCCttcagacccaggagtccagcCCCACCGCCTTCCCTCAAAATCTAGAAGTCCAggtccccagccccctgcacccTCAGAACTAGGTATCTGGGCCCTCAGCACCTCCCCAGCCTTGAGCCAGAACAGACCTCTCTGCTCCCCGTCCCCTGGGACCAGACTACCCGCCCCAGGCTCCCCCTCCCTTGGGACCCGggagtcggggggggggggggttggggtgggggggggggtggcagcGAGACTCCGCCCTGAaccaggagctcagggccactgccCCTTTTCCCTCCAGATCTAACTTCCCACCCCCAGTCTCCTTTCCCAGAAGGCAGGACTCCAGGCCCCTCACCCTCTGTCAGGACTCGGGGTCCGAGCCCTCAGCTCTGTCTTCATTCAGAGAACCAGGAGTTctagcccccagccccacctccaggaATCCAGAATCCTGTTAGCCCACCCACTGTCGGGGCTACCTCCGTGAGTGCACGGTCCAGGTGTCCAGACTCGAGCTGCAGCAAGTTCCGCTGAAGCGGGAGCGGTACGGGCCCAGGGGTAGGGCCGCCTGCGTCTGAGCGCCGGGTGCATCCCAACCCCGCCTGGCTGCCTGCACCTCTTCGCCTCTTTGATTCCCTTGGGGTCTCGGGTGGAGCAGGGATGGAGACtgaaagtgggagggaggggtggccGCCTTTGGGATGCTCATTCTGTAATTCCCCAACCCAAAGTCtgcaccccgcccccagccctaTCACTGCTGGCCTTGGCTCCTCCtggccttttgtgtgtgtgtgtgtgcctgcctCAGCCTGTCCTATTTGGTAGCCTTCATGCACTAGCATTTTCATGTCAGCATACCTGGTCAACAGGTGCATCCTCTTGAACCCCCAGCACCTGTGGGTCCGTCTCACTTGGCCTGTAGCTGTGCCTTCCTAATCCCCTGGCCACCTCTGGGCCCATGACCACTGAACGCTGTACCTTCCTAATCCCCTGGACACCTCTGGGCCCATGACCACTGAACGCTGTACCTTGTACTTCTGATAACTCAAAACATCCTGACTGCTAAATACACTTCTTAGAGCACTCCTGGTGATGTGTCCATTCGCCTGGCACTCCTGTGCCCTATGCCTGTGATTCCTGGGGACTCGCACCTGAGCCCTTGTCACTTCCACACCCATTGCTCTTGGAGCTCTGTATGCCATACATGTCTCCCAGATGCTCACTCAAGTCCCCTAGCGTCCTGGTGCCCATCAGCTTGGCACTTCCATGCCTATCCTATGACTCCTGGCTGCCTTCCCACGGTTGACACCCTTGTATTTCCACACTTAGGCCCTGCCCTGAACTCCTGCCATCTCTATTCCCAATGCTCTGGCTCCCAGATGCCCCAAATGTCCTATGCCTATGCTGCTACACCCCTGGTCTCCAGTCCCCTAGACTCCTCAGTGGGCACCCCCGCCTGATGCCAGGCCACGATGGGCCAGGGGCGGGGGTTGTGGCTGAGTCTGTACTTGGAACAGACTGTTCAGGAATGCGGCCCACCCTGCCGCCCACCCTGCCGTGCCGGATCCAGCCTTCCGCCAAGTACCTGGCACAGGGCCCAGACCTGGGGAGCCAGTGGGGGAGCTGTGCAGAGTCTGGGACAGGGCTTGTCTCTGGGAGTGTCTCTCTCACTCTCagtctctgtgtttctctgttcatctctctctctttctctctcttcccatttctctctctctctctctgtttcactCTCAGTGCCTACCTCTGTTCATGTTTGTCTTCTCTCTTGTGTGCTCTCTCTTGTCaatgtctgtctttttctctccctgccttttccagtttgtctttaCCTtaatctccctctgtctctgcttTCCCGTCTTCCTGCCTGTTTGTGTAGCACGTCTCCCTACCTGTCAGCCTTTGTCTGCCTGGTGACTGGCAGGGGCTGAGGGGCAGGGCACTGCTcagaggcactgactctgcagACAGCAGGGCTGCAGCAAGCATGCCctcgccacccctcccccaactcccaccccagcctctccGATGGATCCTCTTTCTCAGGCTCTTTTCAAGAGCAGGCATTTTGTCTTGTTCACTTCTGTATCCCCAGCACGTAAAATAGTGCTCAGCACACagttggcactcagtaaatgttgctgaatgaatgcatggCTTTCTTCATCCctatttctgtctctgtttctctctctctctctctctcttttttagttggagtatagttgctttacaatgtgtgttagtttctgctgtacagcgaggTGAGTCAgctatgtgtgtacatatatcccctcttttttggatttccttcccatttgggtcaccacagtgcattgagtagagttccctgtgctatacagcaggttctcattagttacctattttatacatatacgtgtatatatgtcaatcccaatctcccaattcatcccacccccctttccgtccttggtgtccatacgtgtgttctctacatctgtgtctctacttctgccttgcaaacaggttcatcagtaccatttttctagattctacatatatgcgttaatataagatgttttcccctttctgacttacttcactctgtatgacagtctctaggtccacccatgtctctacaaatgacccaattttgtggctgagtaatattccattgtatatatgtaccacatcttctttatccattcttctgttgatggacatttaggttgcttccatgacctggctattgtaaatagtgctgcagtaaacattggggtgcttgtggttaaaatattatacttcccttttttttttttttttttttttttgtggtacgcgggcctctcactgttgtggcctctcccgttgcggagcacaggctccggacgcgcaggctcagcggccatggctcacgggcctagccgctccgcggcatgtgggatcttcccggaccggggcacgaacccgtgtcctctgcattggcaggcggactctcaaccactgcgccaccagggaagccctatacttccCTTTTAATTCATTTGGTTCCACATTACAAATCTAATCTCAAGTTTGTCATTTACTCTTAGACAATATAAATtcttgtctctgtttctctctgttgcTCTATAATTCAGACTCTATTTCTCTCAATCTCTGTCTTTGGCTGAATCCTTGCGACTGTCTCCCTTCCTGcctgtctctgtttcttctcttgcggcttctctctggttctctttttgtcctttcagatctctgtctctcttcagCTCTGTGCCTCTCTTAATTTCCATCTTGACTTTAGCATCTCcttgtctttcttctctttgggCATCTCTTATCTCTCCCCTTTTCTCagttcctctctttctcctcctctgtctctctgtctctctcactcccAATCTTTGGTTTTCAGGATCTCTATgtatctctctatctctgtctgtctctttctcttcgtCATGTGTTTCTCTTTCGcatctctccatctttctctctcagGACCTCTGAatctctcctttccccactcccCCTCTGCGTCCCTGCCTGGGCCCT contains the following coding sequences:
- the LOC125962775 gene encoding cytochrome P450 2G1-like, producing the protein MFTVWLGPRPAVVPCSYAAQRDALVLQADAFSGRGARAAFERFTRGNGIVASNGQRWRTLRNFALGTLKEFGLGTRTIEDRVLEEAPCLLGEFQDSVGTARLRGPRVPEAPGPLQ